In a single window of the Nodularia spumigena CCY9414 genome:
- the pyrE gene encoding orotate phosphoribosyltransferase, giving the protein MTYTTETFTQSDSAATTDLTTLHDKLLNLFCQLAYQEGDFVLSSGQSSSYYINGKQVTLHPQGALAIGRILLSLLPTETQAVAGLTLGADPIVSAVSVVSAYENRPIPALIIRKEAKGHGTRAYIEGPNLPEGAKVIVLEDVVTTGKSAMTAVERLREAGYTVDTVITLVDRLQGGAEFYQSVGLNFKTVFTIADLQKRYQQLAN; this is encoded by the coding sequence ATGACGTATACTACTGAAACCTTTACCCAATCAGATAGTGCAGCTACTACTGACCTGACAACCCTGCACGACAAACTACTAAATTTATTTTGCCAACTCGCTTATCAAGAGGGTGATTTTGTCCTTTCTTCAGGACAAAGCAGTTCTTACTACATTAATGGTAAGCAGGTAACTCTTCATCCCCAAGGGGCTTTAGCCATTGGTCGTATTCTTTTATCCCTGTTACCTACAGAGACTCAAGCTGTAGCCGGTTTAACATTGGGTGCTGATCCCATTGTGTCAGCCGTGAGTGTGGTTTCTGCTTATGAAAATCGCCCCATACCAGCGCTGATTATTCGGAAAGAAGCCAAAGGTCATGGGACAAGGGCTTATATTGAGGGGCCAAATTTGCCAGAAGGTGCAAAAGTCATCGTTTTGGAAGATGTGGTGACAACGGGGAAATCAGCGATGACAGCCGTTGAGCGTCTTCGGGAAGCTGGTTATACGGTTGATACCGTAATTACACTTGTAGACCGACTACAAGGTGGCGCAGAGTTTTATCAGTCAGTGGGGTTGAACTTTAAGACGGTATTCACAATTGCTGACCTTCAAAAACGGTATCAACAATTAGCTAATTAG
- a CDS encoding DUF433 domain-containing protein: MNSMSELLTRITQIPGQCGGRPCIRGMRIRVSDILEMLAENVSVSEILEDFPDLEPEDIQACLLFAARRTDFVRLTA, translated from the coding sequence ATTAATTCAATGAGTGAATTATTGACTCGTATCACGCAAATTCCGGGTCAATGTGGGGGTCGTCCTTGCATTCGAGGTATGAGAATTAGAGTCAGCGACATTTTAGAAATGTTAGCGGAAAATGTCAGCGTTAGCGAAATTCTAGAGGACTTTCCTGATTTAGAACCAGAAGATATTCAAGCTTGTCTTTTGTTTGCTGCACGTCGCACTGATTTTGTCCGGTTGACAGCATGA
- the thiC gene encoding phosphomethylpyrimidine synthase, protein MRTEWVAKRRGQSNVTQMHYARQGVITEEMHYVAKRENLPVDLIRDEVARGRMIIPANINHTNLEPMAIGIASRCKVNANIGASPNSSNLQEEVDKLNLAVKYGADTLMDLSTGGGNLDEIRTAIINASSIPIGTVPVYQALESVHGTIENLTADDFLHIIEKHAQQGVDYQTIHAGILIEHLPLVRDRITGIVSRGGGILARWMLHHHKQNPLYTHYNDIIEIFKRYDVSFSLGDSLRPGCTHDASDAAQLAELKTLGQLTRRAWEHDVQVMVEGPGHVPMDQIEFNVRKQMEECSEAPFYVLGPLVTDIAPGYDHITSAIGAAMAGWYGTAMLCYVTPKEHLGLPNAEDVRNGLIAYKIAAHAADIARHRPGARDRDDELSAARYNFDWNRQFELSLDPERAKEYHDETLPADIYKTAEFCSMCGPKFCPMQTKVDADALTELEKFLAKEPVTQG, encoded by the coding sequence ATGCGGACAGAATGGGTTGCTAAACGTCGTGGCCAGAGTAACGTAACTCAGATGCACTACGCACGCCAGGGTGTGATTACTGAAGAAATGCACTACGTGGCCAAGCGGGAAAACCTGCCTGTAGACCTGATTCGTGATGAAGTGGCGCGGGGACGGATGATTATCCCTGCTAACATTAATCACACCAATTTAGAACCGATGGCGATCGGCATCGCTTCCAGATGTAAAGTTAATGCTAATATCGGCGCTTCTCCTAACTCTTCCAATCTTCAAGAAGAAGTGGATAAGTTGAACCTAGCTGTGAAATACGGTGCTGACACCCTCATGGACTTGTCCACAGGTGGCGGTAACTTAGATGAAATTCGCACCGCTATTATTAATGCTTCATCTATTCCTATTGGCACAGTACCAGTTTATCAAGCTTTAGAAAGTGTCCACGGCACAATTGAAAATCTCACCGCCGACGACTTTCTGCACATTATCGAAAAACACGCCCAACAAGGTGTAGATTATCAAACTATTCACGCCGGGATTTTAATTGAACATTTACCGTTAGTCAGAGACCGGATTACTGGTATTGTCTCTCGTGGTGGTGGTATTTTGGCGCGGTGGATGCTGCATCACCACAAACAAAACCCCCTGTATACCCATTACAACGACATCATTGAGATTTTCAAAAGATATGATGTTTCTTTCAGTTTGGGTGATTCCCTGCGTCCTGGCTGTACTCATGATGCCTCAGATGCTGCACAATTAGCAGAACTGAAAACCCTCGGACAGCTAACCCGCAGAGCTTGGGAACATGATGTACAGGTGATGGTAGAAGGGCCTGGACACGTCCCAATGGATCAAATTGAGTTCAATGTCCGCAAGCAGATGGAAGAGTGTTCTGAAGCACCTTTCTATGTATTGGGACCACTAGTAACAGATATTGCTCCTGGTTATGACCACATTACCTCGGCAATTGGGGCGGCAATGGCTGGGTGGTACGGTACAGCCATGCTGTGTTATGTGACACCAAAAGAACATTTAGGCTTACCCAATGCCGAAGATGTCCGCAATGGTTTGATTGCTTATAAAATAGCGGCTCATGCTGCGGATATTGCTAGACATCGCCCAGGTGCGAGAGACAGAGATGATGAACTCTCAGCAGCCCGTTATAACTTTGATTGGAATCGTCAGTTTGAATTATCTTTAGATCCCGAAAGAGCTAAGGAATATCACGACGAAACTCTACCAGCAGATATTTATAAAACTGCTGAATTTTGTTCCATGTGTGGTCCTAAGTTCTGCCCCATGCAAACCAAGGTTGATGCTGATGCGTTGACTGAACTTGAGAAGTTCTTGGCGAAGGAACCTGTAACTCAAGGTTAA
- a CDS encoding Gfo/Idh/MocA family protein, translated as MQNSISVAEPNSYTQRNQPKPIRIGVIGVGNMGQHHARILSSMKDVELVGVSDINVERGLETASKYKGHFFEDYCDLLPHVEAVCIAVPTRMHYAVGINCLLAGIHVLIEKPIAASISEAESLVNAAADSQCILQVGHIERFNPAFKELSKVLKTENLLALEAHRMSPYSDRANDVSVVLDLMIHDIDLLLELAASPVVKLTASGTRSLDSGYLDYVTATLGFANGIVATLTASKVTHRKIRRIVAHCKNSFTEADFLKNEILIHRQTNHNTLNDHRQVLYRQDGLIEKVYTTNVQPLSAELEHFVNCVHGGNQPSVGGEQALKALRLASLIEKMALEDRVLNPLDWQSESRVQSLTSTV; from the coding sequence GTGCAAAATAGCATTTCAGTGGCAGAACCAAATTCATATACACAGCGAAATCAACCAAAACCGATTCGCATAGGCGTAATTGGGGTGGGTAACATGGGACAACATCACGCTCGCATACTGAGTTCCATGAAAGATGTTGAACTGGTGGGTGTGTCAGATATTAATGTTGAACGAGGCTTAGAAACAGCTAGTAAATATAAGGGACATTTTTTTGAAGATTACTGTGACCTGCTACCCCATGTGGAAGCAGTTTGTATTGCAGTTCCCACCCGAATGCATTACGCAGTAGGCATCAACTGTCTATTGGCCGGAATTCATGTTTTGATTGAAAAGCCCATTGCTGCCAGCATTTCTGAAGCAGAATCCCTAGTAAATGCTGCGGCTGATTCTCAGTGCATTTTGCAAGTGGGTCATATTGAACGTTTCAATCCAGCATTTAAAGAACTGAGTAAAGTTCTGAAAACCGAAAATTTGCTGGCTCTAGAAGCTCATCGCATGAGTCCTTACTCAGACAGGGCCAATGATGTTTCCGTAGTGCTGGATTTAATGATCCACGACATTGACCTGTTATTAGAACTAGCGGCTTCTCCAGTGGTGAAGTTAACGGCTAGCGGTACTCGTTCTTTGGATTCTGGGTATTTAGATTACGTGACAGCTACCTTGGGCTTTGCCAATGGTATTGTTGCTACTTTAACTGCTAGCAAAGTCACGCACCGGAAAATCCGCCGCATTGTGGCTCATTGCAAAAACTCATTTACAGAAGCAGATTTTCTCAAAAATGAAATTTTAATTCACCGACAAACCAATCACAACACTCTCAATGACCATCGACAAGTGCTGTATAGACAGGATGGCTTGATTGAGAAAGTTTACACCACTAACGTCCAACCCCTGAGTGCAGAATTGGAGCATTTTGTCAATTGCGTACACGGTGGTAATCAACCTTCGGTAGGTGGTGAACAAGCCCTCAAAGCTCTGAGATTGGCAAGTTTAATTGAGAAAATGGCTTTAGAAGATCGGGTTTTGAATCCATTAGACTGGCAATCTGAATCGAGAGTGCAGTCATTAACCTCAACAGTTTAA
- a CDS encoding rRNA large subunit pseudouridine synthase E encodes MANHYRYIIFYKPYGVLSQFTQETPKHSTLKDYIPVRDVYPVGRLDWDSEGLLLLTNDGQLQHRLAHPRFGHQRTYWVQVERIPDVDAINKLQTGVEIQGYRTQPAEVRLLLAATQLPERNPPIRFRKNVPTAWLEMTLTEGKNRQVRRMTAAVGFPTLRLVRVNIAHLNLDGLDLGEWRDLMPSELEFLHNLPKNYKVSRASTPRRK; translated from the coding sequence ATGGCTAACCATTATCGATATATTATTTTTTACAAGCCCTATGGAGTTCTCAGCCAGTTTACGCAGGAAACACCGAAGCATAGTACGTTGAAAGACTATATCCCGGTTCGGGATGTTTATCCGGTGGGGCGTTTGGACTGGGACAGCGAAGGTTTATTATTATTGACGAACGATGGACAGTTACAACATCGCCTCGCTCATCCTCGCTTTGGACATCAACGCACTTACTGGGTACAGGTTGAGCGCATTCCTGATGTGGATGCAATTAACAAGTTACAAACAGGTGTGGAAATTCAAGGTTATCGCACTCAACCAGCAGAAGTTAGGTTGTTGTTAGCAGCAACCCAGCTACCTGAACGTAACCCGCCAATTAGATTTCGGAAAAATGTTCCCACAGCTTGGTTAGAAATGACATTGACTGAGGGAAAAAATCGCCAAGTGCGGCGAATGACTGCGGCTGTAGGATTTCCCACTTTGCGACTGGTGAGGGTAAACATAGCCCATCTCAATCTGGATGGTTTAGATTTGGGTGAGTGGCGCGACCTGATGCCTTCAGAACTGGAATTTTTGCATAATTTGCCGAAAAACTACAAAGTTTCTAGGGCTAGTACCCCAAGGCGGAAATAA
- a CDS encoding DNA-methyltransferase, whose product MQPLTQGFQLQYTHPHGKLYQGNSIDWLTSLESESIDLVFADPPYNIKKAEWDNFENQEKYIEWSIQWISQASRILKSTGSLYICGFSEILADLKHPASKYFKSCRWLIWHYKNKANLGNDWGRSHESIIHFRKSDSVKLNIDDVRIPYGAHTLKYPSHPQAETSAYGKGTKKKHNNWTPNPKGAKPKDVIEIPTTCNGMDEKTPHPTQKPEELIRKFVLASSQEGDLIIDPFSGSGTTVVVAEQLNRYWMGCDLNIEYNYWATKRIENVRRMTKEEWLAFDRKNAERRVSIR is encoded by the coding sequence TTGCAACCTTTAACACAGGGATTTCAACTGCAATACACACATCCTCACGGCAAACTTTATCAAGGTAATTCCATAGATTGGCTGACATCACTGGAATCTGAAAGCATTGATCTAGTCTTTGCTGACCCACCTTATAACATTAAAAAAGCTGAGTGGGACAACTTTGAAAACCAAGAGAAATATATCGAGTGGTCTATTCAATGGATTAGCCAAGCTTCACGTATTCTCAAATCTACTGGCTCTCTTTATATTTGTGGTTTTTCGGAAATATTAGCTGATTTAAAACATCCAGCATCAAAATATTTTAAAAGTTGCCGTTGGTTAATCTGGCATTATAAAAACAAAGCTAACTTAGGTAATGATTGGGGACGTTCCCATGAAAGTATCATTCATTTTCGTAAATCTGATTCCGTTAAACTCAACATTGACGATGTGCGAATTCCTTATGGCGCACACACATTAAAATATCCCTCTCACCCCCAAGCAGAAACCAGCGCCTACGGAAAAGGAACAAAGAAGAAACACAATAACTGGACACCTAACCCAAAAGGTGCAAAGCCTAAAGACGTAATAGAAATTCCTACTACTTGTAATGGAATGGATGAGAAAACACCCCACCCAACTCAAAAACCAGAAGAATTAATTAGAAAATTTGTATTAGCATCTTCTCAAGAAGGAGATTTGATTATTGATCCCTTTTCAGGTTCAGGAACAACTGTTGTAGTTGCAGAACAACTTAATCGTTACTGGATGGGATGTGATCTAAATATTGAGTATAACTATTGGGCTACTAAACGAATAGAAAATGTCCGTCGCATGACCAAAGAAGAATGGCTAGCCTTTGATCGTAAAAATGCCGAAAGAAGAGTATCTATCAGATGA
- a CDS encoding AAA family ATPase, whose product MPPIQKILFGSPGTGKSYKIHEIAKKELEIEWNEQTKYLKNTIKTVFHPEYTYSDFVGKLLPQTDGTSSVIYKFYEGHFLRALGLAYKKIIEGTNENVLLVIDELNRGNAAAIFGSIFQLLDRDEDCWSTYEVNLSELEIVGLWRAMGSVIINENITINYSNFNILCDLAEKDLRDKSNNYGLRVLENLKNGSITIPSNLSIIATINTSDESIYYLDSAFKRRWDWEYVDVPNSKFSEDIPEKIKDVFVFIADDKFIWSDLVIRLNEFIKSHHQSIRRIEDKQIGWWFLKADKNSEITEAAIKNKLMFYLWDSVFAKDRRPLEELLGVKLITYADFANLSFEFIHELAPKKVKAIKAIKETEF is encoded by the coding sequence ATGCCACCAATTCAGAAGATTCTTTTTGGAAGTCCAGGAACAGGAAAAAGCTATAAAATTCATGAGATTGCAAAAAAAGAACTGGAGATAGAGTGGAATGAACAAACTAAATATTTAAAAAATACAATTAAAACAGTTTTTCATCCAGAATATACTTATTCAGATTTTGTCGGTAAGCTTTTACCACAAACAGATGGAACTAGTTCGGTAATATATAAATTTTATGAAGGTCATTTTTTACGTGCTTTAGGTTTAGCATACAAAAAAATAATTGAGGGTACTAATGAAAATGTCTTGTTAGTAATAGATGAATTAAATAGGGGTAATGCTGCGGCAATATTTGGGTCAATTTTTCAGTTATTAGATAGAGATGAAGATTGTTGGTCAACTTATGAAGTTAATTTATCGGAACTTGAGATAGTTGGACTTTGGCGAGCAATGGGATCTGTAATTATTAATGAAAATATAACTATTAATTACAGTAACTTTAATATTCTTTGTGATCTTGCCGAAAAAGATTTAAGAGACAAAAGTAATAACTATGGCTTGCGCGTCTTAGAAAATCTGAAAAATGGTAGTATTACTATTCCAAGTAATCTATCTATTATTGCAACCATAAATACATCAGATGAATCAATCTATTATCTTGATAGTGCATTTAAAAGACGCTGGGATTGGGAATATGTAGATGTACCTAATAGCAAATTTTCTGAAGATATACCTGAAAAAATTAAAGATGTATTTGTATTTATAGCTGACGATAAATTTATTTGGTCTGATTTGGTAATTAGATTAAATGAATTTATAAAATCTCATCATCAATCTATTAGAAGAATCGAAGATAAACAGATTGGTTGGTGGTTTTTAAAAGCTGATAAAAATAGTGAAATTACAGAAGCAGCAATTAAAAATAAGCTCATGTTTTATCTTTGGGATAGTGTTTTTGCAAAAGATAGAAGACCATTAGAAGAATTACTAGGAGTAAAATTGATTACCTATGCTGATTTTGCTAATTTATCTTTTGAATTTATACATGAATTAGCGCCAAAAAAAGTTAAAGCTATTAAGGCTATTAAGGAAACTGAATTCTGA
- a CDS encoding ParM/StbA family protein: MTDQPSAATPMNAAAIPLNRAANIPINANPATNRPNLGGKTILSVDLGRTSTKTCISREPANVVFVPANVKKMSIEQVKGGVFEARATDPLMDLWLEYQGYGYAVGQLAADFGANLGVGQSKVEDALIKVLSCACYFKLKDEISVIMGLPFLSLEQFEKEKAQLTSQVTGPHVFNFRGESVSLNITKIWVMPEGYGSLLWSEAQPKTGGKVPDFTKISVAVVDIGHQTIDLLMVDNFRFARGASQSEDFGMNKFYDMVAAEIDGADSQSLALITAVNKPKGERLYRPKGASKPTNLDDFLPNLIEMFSRDICSRVLAWLPERVTDVIITGGGGEFFWEDVQRLLKEAQINAHLSAPSRQANALGQYIYGEAQLSVGRATRA; encoded by the coding sequence ATGACAGACCAACCTTCCGCCGCTACCCCGATGAATGCTGCTGCCATACCTCTAAATAGGGCAGCTAATATCCCCATCAATGCTAATCCTGCAACCAATAGACCAAATCTTGGCGGCAAAACCATTCTCAGTGTTGATTTAGGCAGAACTTCTACCAAAACTTGTATCAGCCGCGAACCAGCCAATGTAGTGTTCGTACCTGCCAACGTTAAGAAAATGTCCATAGAACAAGTTAAGGGTGGTGTTTTTGAAGCCAGGGCTACTGACCCTCTCATGGATTTATGGCTGGAGTATCAAGGGTATGGATATGCTGTTGGTCAGCTAGCAGCAGACTTTGGGGCGAATTTAGGAGTTGGACAATCTAAAGTAGAGGATGCACTCATCAAAGTTTTGTCCTGCGCCTGCTACTTCAAACTCAAAGACGAAATCTCAGTCATCATGGGTCTTCCTTTCCTTTCTTTAGAACAATTTGAAAAGGAAAAAGCTCAGTTGACCAGCCAGGTAACTGGTCCTCATGTTTTCAACTTCCGAGGCGAATCTGTTTCGCTGAATATTACCAAAATTTGGGTCATGCCAGAAGGTTATGGCAGTCTTCTGTGGTCGGAAGCTCAACCTAAGACAGGTGGTAAAGTTCCCGATTTTACGAAAATATCAGTAGCAGTTGTCGATATCGGACATCAAACCATTGATCTTTTGATGGTGGATAACTTCCGTTTTGCCCGTGGTGCTTCTCAAAGTGAAGACTTCGGGATGAATAAGTTTTATGATATGGTAGCAGCCGAAATAGACGGAGCTGATAGTCAATCTTTAGCACTGATTACTGCTGTCAACAAACCCAAAGGTGAACGCCTATATCGTCCTAAAGGTGCAAGCAAGCCCACCAACCTTGACGATTTTCTCCCTAACCTCATAGAAATGTTTTCTCGAGACATTTGTAGTCGTGTGTTAGCCTGGTTGCCAGAGCGGGTAACAGATGTAATTATCACTGGTGGCGGTGGTGAATTCTTCTGGGAAGACGTTCAACGTTTACTCAAAGAAGCTCAAATTAATGCCCATTTATCTGCACCCTCCCGTCAGGCTAACGCCTTGGGGCAGTATATTTATGGAGAGGCGCAATTGTCTGTGGGTAGAGCTACTAGGGCTTAA
- a CDS encoding hemolysin family protein, which yields MIFTRALAVIGFSSLVWTDVGLRLLSVLLLIAINAFFVTAEFSMVTVRRSRIHQLVKAGDIPAIAVEGLQRSIERLLSTTQLGITLSSLALGWIGESSIVVLVKSWLKTWPLPLEMSNFLAHSLSIPIAFFLIAYLQIVLGELCPKSVAMLYSEDLARFLGPSVKAIVRFFNPFIWILNQSTRFLLRLFGIEYTGQSWRSPVTPEELQLIISTERESTGLQLSERKLLNNVFEFGDVIAEEVMTPRTSIVALSKDATFQTLLQEMISTGHSRYPIIGESLDDIRGIVYFKDLAQPLAMGKLTPEANIQPWMRHARFVPEQTPLSELLPMMQQEKPAMVIVVNEFGGTVGLVTIQDVIAEIIGNAGEPDNIDDLLVEMLDNNTFLVQAQINLEDLNEVLHLNLPLTKDYQTLGGFVLYQLQKIPVKDETFYYENLEFTVVSAVGPRLHQIQVRRLEAK from the coding sequence GTGATTTTTACACGAGCTTTGGCTGTGATTGGTTTTTCTAGCTTAGTTTGGACGGATGTGGGGCTGAGATTGTTATCAGTGCTATTGCTGATTGCTATCAATGCTTTTTTTGTGACGGCAGAGTTTTCAATGGTGACAGTCAGGCGATCGCGTATTCATCAACTGGTTAAGGCTGGAGATATTCCGGCGATCGCTGTTGAAGGACTACAACGTAGTATTGAAAGATTATTATCTACAACTCAGTTAGGTATTACCCTTTCTAGTTTGGCGTTGGGATGGATTGGCGAAAGTTCCATTGTCGTCCTGGTGAAGTCATGGCTAAAAACCTGGCCTTTACCCTTAGAGATGAGTAATTTTCTCGCTCATTCCCTATCAATTCCCATCGCCTTTTTTTTGATAGCTTATCTGCAAATTGTTTTAGGTGAACTATGTCCTAAATCAGTAGCTATGTTGTATTCGGAGGATTTGGCGAGATTTTTGGGGCCTTCAGTTAAAGCAATTGTCCGCTTTTTTAACCCCTTTATCTGGATTCTCAACCAATCAACCCGATTTTTGTTGCGGCTTTTTGGCATTGAATACACGGGACAAAGTTGGCGATCGCCTGTGACTCCAGAGGAATTACAGCTCATCATCTCCACAGAACGAGAATCAACTGGTTTACAGCTTTCAGAGAGAAAATTGCTGAATAATGTCTTTGAGTTTGGCGATGTCATAGCCGAAGAAGTCATGACTCCCCGAACTAGCATTGTCGCCTTATCAAAAGATGCCACTTTCCAGACCTTACTTCAGGAAATGATCTCTACTGGACACTCGCGCTATCCCATTATTGGAGAGTCTTTAGATGACATTCGCGGTATAGTTTATTTTAAAGATTTGGCACAACCCTTGGCAATGGGGAAACTGACTCCAGAAGCAAATATCCAACCTTGGATGCGTCACGCCCGGTTTGTACCAGAACAAACGCCTTTGAGTGAACTATTACCTATGATGCAGCAAGAAAAGCCCGCTATGGTGATAGTTGTCAATGAATTTGGCGGTACTGTGGGATTGGTGACAATCCAAGATGTCATAGCCGAAATTATTGGTAACGCAGGCGAACCGGACAACATCGACGACTTGCTGGTGGAAATGTTAGACAACAACACATTTTTAGTGCAAGCCCAAATCAACCTCGAAGACCTCAACGAAGTTTTACATCTCAACTTACCCCTAACAAAGGATTACCAAACCTTGGGTGGTTTTGTGCTGTATCAATTACAGAAAATTCCCGTCAAAGACGAAACCTTCTACTATGAAAATCTGGAATTTACCGTAGTGTCAGCCGTCGGACCACGCCTGCATCAAATTCAAGTGCGACGCTTAGAAGCAAAATAA
- a CDS encoding PCP reductase family protein — protein sequence MSESIKWTADAEAKLKEIPFFVRPFARKKIETYAEENNISLITLEIYEAVKKQFN from the coding sequence ATGAGTGAATCAATTAAATGGACTGCTGACGCTGAAGCTAAACTCAAGGAAATCCCTTTTTTTGTCCGTCCTTTTGCCCGTAAAAAGATTGAAACCTATGCTGAGGAGAATAATATTTCTCTAATCACTCTCGAAATTTATGAAGCTGTGAAAAAACAATTTAATTAA
- the queC gene encoding 7-cyano-7-deazaguanine synthase QueC, whose protein sequence is MKAVILLSGGLDSSTVLYQAKADGYECHPISFDYQQRHRRELHSAFLVAQTLGVVKHQVVNFDLRLWGGSALTDETINLPQERSLDEMSQNIPVTYVPARNTIFLSFALGYAEAIAAQRVYIGVNALDYSGYPDCRPDYIQAMQKVFQLGTKQGREGNPIKIVAPLIDLKKTEIIQLGNQLGVPWELTWSCYAGSDVACGVCDSCRLRLAAFAELGLKDPLPYSP, encoded by the coding sequence ATGAAAGCTGTAATTCTATTGTCTGGAGGATTAGACTCTTCGACAGTTTTGTATCAAGCCAAAGCTGATGGTTATGAATGTCATCCAATTTCTTTTGATTACCAGCAGCGACATCGGCGAGAGTTGCACTCAGCTTTCTTGGTGGCTCAAACACTGGGGGTAGTTAAACATCAGGTTGTCAATTTTGATTTAAGACTATGGGGCGGTTCGGCACTGACAGATGAAACGATTAATTTACCCCAAGAGCGATCGCTTGATGAGATGTCGCAAAATATTCCAGTCACCTACGTACCTGCACGTAATACGATCTTTTTAAGCTTTGCCCTGGGTTATGCTGAAGCGATCGCAGCCCAACGGGTCTACATTGGTGTTAACGCTCTAGATTACTCTGGATATCCTGATTGCCGTCCCGACTACATCCAGGCGATGCAGAAAGTTTTTCAGCTTGGAACCAAACAAGGACGGGAGGGCAACCCCATCAAAATTGTTGCACCCCTAATTGATTTGAAAAAAACCGAAATCATCCAACTTGGCAACCAATTGGGAGTTCCTTGGGAGCTTACTTGGTCTTGCTATGCAGGTAGCGATGTTGCTTGCGGTGTCTGTGATTCTTGTCGTTTAAGGCTAGCAGCTTTTGCCGAATTGGGGTTAAAAGACCCATTGCCATATAGTCCGTAG